One window from the genome of Streptomyces sp. NBC_00287 encodes:
- the yajC gene encoding preprotein translocase subunit YajC, producing MSLVTLLPFIVLIGAMFLMTRSAKKKQQAAADMRNQMQPGSGVRTIGGMYATVKEVNEDTVLLDAGPGVDLLFAKNSIGAVLSDDEYNRIVHGVEHDLKTDVVPDDASSLTESDDAAAASDEKSVDLGKKDADTDEEPSDDVAAAETKADSEPKKSDGESDAK from the coding sequence GTGAGTCTCGTGACCCTCCTCCCGTTCATCGTGCTCATCGGGGCCATGTTCCTGATGACCCGGTCGGCCAAGAAGAAGCAGCAGGCGGCCGCCGACATGCGGAACCAGATGCAGCCCGGTTCCGGCGTCCGCACCATCGGGGGCATGTATGCCACGGTCAAGGAGGTCAACGAGGACACCGTCCTTCTTGACGCCGGCCCGGGTGTGGACCTGCTCTTCGCCAAGAACTCCATCGGTGCCGTCCTCTCCGACGACGAGTACAACCGCATCGTCCACGGCGTCGAGCACGACCTGAAGACCGACGTCGTCCCGGACGACGCCTCCTCCCTCACCGAGTCCGACGACGCTGCCGCCGCCTCCGACGAGAAGTCCGTCGACCTCGGGAAGAAGGACGCGGACACCGACGAGGAGCCCTCCGACGACGTCGCGGCCGCCGAGACCAAGGCCGACAGCGAGCCGAAGAAGTCCGACGGCGAGTCCGACGCGAAGTAG
- a CDS encoding phosphatidylinositol mannoside acyltransferase, with the protein MSAQERLTDALYGLGWGTVKKLPEPVAVRLGRTIADAAWKRRGKGVLRLESNYARVVPDASPQRLAELSRAGMRSYLRYWMESFRLPAWSAERVKTGFDPKDVHYLTEGLASGKGVVLALPHLGNWDLAGAWVTTKLETPFTTVAERLKPETLYDRFVAYREGLGMEVLPHSGGSAFGTLARRLRDGGLVCLVADRDLSASGVEVKFFGETARMPAGPALLAQQTGALLLPVTLWYDDSPVMRGRVHPPVEVPETGTRAEKTSVMTQALADAFATGIAEHPEDWHMLQRLWVADLDPALDPALDPEKGSS; encoded by the coding sequence ATGAGCGCCCAGGAGCGGCTGACGGACGCGCTGTACGGCCTGGGCTGGGGCACCGTCAAGAAGCTTCCCGAGCCGGTCGCGGTACGGCTCGGCCGGACGATCGCGGACGCCGCCTGGAAGCGGCGGGGCAAGGGTGTGCTGCGGCTGGAGAGCAACTACGCGCGCGTGGTGCCCGACGCGAGCCCTCAGCGCCTCGCCGAGCTCTCCCGCGCGGGCATGCGCTCGTATCTGCGCTACTGGATGGAGTCCTTCCGGCTCCCGGCCTGGAGCGCGGAACGCGTCAAGACGGGGTTCGACCCCAAGGACGTGCACTACCTGACCGAGGGACTCGCGTCCGGCAAGGGCGTCGTACTGGCACTGCCGCACCTGGGCAACTGGGATCTGGCCGGTGCCTGGGTGACGACCAAGCTGGAGACGCCGTTCACGACGGTCGCCGAGCGGCTGAAGCCGGAGACCCTGTACGACCGGTTCGTCGCCTACCGCGAGGGGCTCGGCATGGAGGTCCTGCCGCACAGCGGCGGCTCGGCCTTCGGCACGCTGGCCCGGCGGCTGCGCGACGGCGGCCTGGTCTGCCTGGTCGCCGACCGTGATCTGTCCGCCTCCGGCGTCGAGGTCAAGTTCTTCGGCGAGACGGCCCGTATGCCGGCCGGACCGGCGCTGCTCGCCCAGCAGACGGGTGCGCTGCTGCTGCCGGTGACGCTCTGGTACGACGACTCGCCCGTGATGCGGGGGCGGGTGCATCCACCGGTCGAGGTGCCCGAGACAGGTACCCGGGCCGAGAAGACGTCTGTCATGACACAGGCGCTGGCAGACGCCTTCGCCACGGGCATCGCCGAGCATCCGGAGGACTGGCACATGCTGCAGCGCTTGTGGGTGGCCGATCTCGACCCAGCTCTCGACCCAGCTCTCGACCCCGAGAAGGGCTCGTCGTGA
- the ruvC gene encoding crossover junction endodeoxyribonuclease RuvC, with protein sequence MRVLGVDPGLTRCGVGVVEGVAGRPLTMLGVGVVRTPADAELGQRLVAVEQGIEQWLDEHRPEFVAVERVFSQHNVRTVMGTAQASAVAMLCAARRGIPVALHTPSEVKAAVTGSGRADKAQVGAMVTRLLRLSAPPKPADAADALALAICHIWRAPAQNRLQQAVALHTAQTTASKGRTA encoded by the coding sequence GTGCGCGTACTGGGGGTGGACCCGGGGCTGACGCGATGCGGTGTCGGTGTGGTCGAGGGCGTTGCCGGACGGCCGCTCACCATGCTCGGCGTCGGTGTCGTACGGACGCCCGCGGACGCCGAGTTGGGGCAGCGCCTCGTCGCCGTCGAGCAGGGCATCGAGCAGTGGCTCGATGAACATCGGCCTGAATTCGTCGCCGTGGAGCGGGTGTTCAGCCAGCACAACGTCCGCACCGTGATGGGCACCGCCCAGGCCAGCGCAGTCGCCATGCTGTGCGCCGCCCGCCGAGGCATCCCGGTCGCCCTGCACACCCCCAGCGAGGTCAAGGCGGCCGTCACCGGCAGCGGCCGCGCCGACAAGGCACAGGTCGGCGCCATGGTCACCCGGCTGCTGCGGCTCAGCGCACCGCCCAAGCCCGCGGACGCCGCCGACGCCCTCGCGCTCGCCATCTGCCACATCTGGCGCGCCCCCGCCCAGAACCGACTCCAGCAGGCCGTGGCCCTGCACACAGCACAGACAACCGCATCGAAAGGCCGTACGGCATGA
- a CDS encoding elongation factor G-like protein EF-G2: MGDKANAHPGAAGRATAADHPASVRNVVLVGHSGSGKTTLVEALALTAGAVNRAGRVEDGGTVSDYDDIEHRQQRSVQLSLVPVEWDGIKVNVLDTPGYADFVGELRAGLRAADAALFVVSASDGVDGSTRMVWEECAAVGMPRAIVVTHLEAARADYEEMTRICADAFGADDPDAVLPLYLPLHGPQAPDGHAPVTGLIGLLSQKLYDYSSGERKESEPGEDLLPQIEEARNRLIEGIIAESEDETLMDRYLGGEQIDVKTLIEDLERAVARGVFFPVLAAAPAAEGARQGLGTIELLELVTGGFPTPLEREAPRVTTVDGKPRELKLCDPDGPLVAEVVKTASDPYVGRVSLVRVFSGTLRPDATVHVSGHGLADRGHEDHDVDERIGALSRPFGKQQRALTHCIAGDLACVAKLNRAETGDTLSAKDDPLLMEPWEMPDPLLPLAIQAHSKADEDKLSQGLSRLVAEDPTMRLEQNQDTHQVVLWCLGEAHADVALERLRSRYGVQVDVVPHRVSLRETFADKSAGRGRHVKQSGGHGQYAICEIEVEPLPGGSGIEFVDKVVGGAVPRQFIPSVEKGVRAQAAKGVAAGHPLIDVRITLLDGKAHSVDSSDAAFQTAGALALREAASDAKIHLLEPVAEVTVLVGDEYVGAVMSDLSGRRGRVLGTEQTPGGRTLVRADVPEIEIGRYAVDLRSLSHGTARFNRSYARHEPMPPQIAERIREETRDSA, from the coding sequence ATGGGCGACAAGGCGAACGCACACCCCGGAGCCGCCGGCAGGGCAACAGCGGCCGACCACCCCGCGTCCGTACGGAATGTGGTGCTGGTCGGCCACTCCGGATCGGGCAAGACGACATTGGTGGAAGCCCTCGCACTCACCGCGGGGGCAGTGAACCGGGCGGGCCGCGTGGAGGACGGCGGCACCGTCTCGGACTACGACGACATCGAGCACCGCCAGCAACGCTCGGTACAGCTCTCCCTGGTGCCCGTCGAATGGGACGGCATCAAGGTCAATGTTCTGGACACCCCCGGATACGCCGACTTCGTCGGGGAACTCAGGGCCGGTCTGCGAGCGGCGGACGCGGCCCTTTTCGTCGTCTCCGCCTCGGACGGCGTGGACGGCTCGACCCGCATGGTGTGGGAGGAGTGCGCGGCGGTCGGCATGCCGCGCGCCATCGTGGTCACGCACCTGGAGGCCGCGCGGGCGGACTACGAGGAGATGACGCGGATCTGCGCGGACGCCTTCGGCGCCGACGACCCCGACGCCGTACTCCCGCTCTATCTGCCGCTGCACGGCCCGCAGGCGCCGGACGGGCACGCGCCCGTGACCGGGCTGATCGGGCTGCTGTCGCAGAAGCTGTACGACTACTCCTCCGGGGAGCGCAAGGAGTCCGAGCCGGGCGAGGACCTGCTGCCGCAGATCGAGGAGGCGCGCAACCGGCTCATCGAGGGGATCATCGCCGAGAGCGAGGACGAGACCCTCATGGACCGCTATCTCGGCGGCGAGCAGATCGACGTCAAGACGCTCATCGAGGACCTGGAGCGCGCGGTCGCGCGCGGGGTCTTCTTCCCCGTCCTGGCCGCCGCCCCCGCGGCCGAGGGCGCCCGGCAGGGGCTCGGCACCATCGAGCTGCTGGAGCTCGTCACCGGCGGCTTCCCGACGCCGCTGGAGCGCGAGGCGCCGCGCGTCACCACGGTCGACGGCAAGCCGCGCGAGCTGAAGCTGTGCGATCCGGACGGGCCGCTGGTCGCGGAGGTCGTGAAGACGGCGTCCGACCCCTACGTCGGCCGGGTCTCGCTCGTGCGCGTCTTCTCCGGCACCCTGCGCCCCGACGCGACCGTCCATGTCTCCGGGCACGGGCTCGCCGACCGCGGGCACGAGGATCACGACGTCGACGAGCGGATCGGCGCGCTGTCCCGGCCGTTCGGCAAACAGCAGCGGGCCCTCACCCACTGCATCGCGGGCGACCTCGCGTGCGTGGCGAAGCTGAACCGCGCGGAGACCGGCGACACCCTCTCCGCCAAGGACGATCCGCTCCTGATGGAGCCCTGGGAGATGCCCGACCCGCTGCTGCCGCTGGCGATCCAGGCACACAGCAAGGCGGACGAGGACAAGCTCTCCCAGGGCCTGTCCCGGCTGGTCGCCGAGGACCCCACCATGCGCCTGGAACAGAACCAGGACACCCACCAGGTCGTCCTGTGGTGCCTCGGCGAAGCCCACGCCGACGTCGCCCTGGAACGGCTGCGCAGCCGCTACGGCGTCCAGGTCGACGTCGTACCGCACCGGGTCTCCCTTCGGGAGACGTTCGCGGACAAGTCGGCCGGGCGCGGGCGGCATGTGAAGCAGTCCGGCGGCCACGGGCAGTACGCCATCTGCGAGATCGAGGTGGAACCGCTGCCCGGCGGCTCGGGCATCGAGTTCGTGGACAAGGTCGTCGGCGGGGCGGTGCCGCGGCAGTTCATCCCGTCCGTCGAGAAGGGCGTACGCGCCCAGGCCGCCAAGGGAGTCGCGGCCGGTCATCCGCTCATCGACGTACGGATCACCCTGCTCGACGGCAAGGCGCACTCGGTGGACTCCTCCGACGCCGCCTTCCAGACGGCCGGCGCGCTGGCGCTGCGGGAGGCCGCGTCCGACGCGAAGATCCACCTCCTGGAGCCGGTCGCCGAGGTGACCGTGCTCGTCGGCGACGAGTACGTGGGCGCCGTGATGAGCGACCTGTCGGGGCGGCGCGGCCGGGTGCTCGGCACCGAACAGACCCCCGGCGGACGCACCCTGGTCCGCGCCGACGTGCCGGAGATCGAGATCGGCCGGTACGCCGTCGATCTGCGCTCCCTCTCGCACGGCACCGCCCGCTTCAACCGCTCCTACGCGCGGCACGAGCCGATGCCGCCGCAGATCGCCGAAAGGATCCGTGAAGAGACCCGGGATTCCGCGTAG
- the ruvB gene encoding Holliday junction branch migration DNA helicase RuvB, giving the protein MNWDDTTDTPAEERLVGASADRDDQAVEAALRPKDLDEFIGQEKVREQLDLVLRAARARGATADHVLLSGAPGLGKTTLSMIIAAEMDAPIRITSGPAIQHAGDLAAILSSLQEGEVLFLDEIHRMSRPAEEMLYMAMEDFRVDVIVGKGPGATAIPLELPPFTLVGATTRAGLLPPPLRDRFGFTAHMEFYEPTELERVVHRSAHLLDVEIDPAGAAEIAGRSRGTPRIANRLLRRVRDYAQVKADGIVTREIAAAALKVYEVDARGLDRLDRAVLEALLKLFGGGPVGLSTLAVAVGEERETVEEVAEPFLVREGLLARTPRGRVATPAAWAHLGLTPPRSGAAGNGQGDLFGT; this is encoded by the coding sequence GTGAACTGGGACGACACGACCGACACCCCCGCCGAAGAGCGGCTCGTCGGTGCGTCCGCCGACCGTGACGACCAGGCCGTCGAAGCGGCGCTGCGCCCCAAGGACCTGGACGAGTTCATCGGCCAGGAGAAGGTCCGCGAACAGCTCGACCTCGTCCTGCGCGCCGCACGCGCGCGTGGCGCCACCGCCGACCACGTCCTGCTCTCCGGCGCCCCCGGCCTCGGCAAGACCACCCTGTCGATGATCATCGCGGCCGAGATGGACGCCCCGATCCGCATCACCTCCGGGCCCGCCATCCAGCACGCCGGCGACCTCGCGGCGATCCTCTCCTCCCTCCAGGAGGGCGAGGTCCTCTTCCTCGACGAGATCCACCGCATGTCCCGGCCCGCCGAGGAGATGCTCTACATGGCGATGGAGGACTTCCGCGTCGACGTGATCGTCGGCAAGGGCCCCGGCGCCACCGCCATCCCCCTTGAGCTGCCGCCCTTCACCCTGGTCGGCGCCACCACACGCGCGGGACTGCTGCCGCCCCCGCTGCGCGACCGCTTCGGCTTCACCGCGCACATGGAGTTCTACGAGCCCACCGAGCTGGAGCGCGTCGTCCACCGCTCCGCGCATCTCCTCGACGTCGAGATCGACCCGGCCGGCGCCGCCGAGATCGCCGGCCGCTCCCGCGGCACGCCCCGCATCGCCAACCGTCTGCTGCGCCGAGTACGGGACTATGCGCAGGTCAAGGCCGACGGCATCGTCACGCGCGAGATCGCGGCGGCGGCACTGAAGGTCTACGAGGTCGACGCCCGTGGCCTCGACCGTCTCGACCGCGCCGTACTCGAAGCGCTGCTCAAGCTGTTCGGCGGCGGCCCCGTCGGCCTGTCCACCCTCGCGGTCGCGGTGGGGGAGGAGCGCGAGACGGTGGAGGAAGTCGCCGAGCCCTTCCTGGTGCGGGAGGGTCTGCTGGCCCGCACTCCCCGCGGCCGGGTGGCCACGCCCGCGGCATGGGCGCATCTCGGCCTCACCCCGCCGCGCTCGGGGGCTGCCGGAAACGGACAAGGGGACCTGTTCGGGACGTGA
- a CDS encoding YebC/PmpR family DNA-binding transcriptional regulator encodes MSGHSKWATTKHKKAVIDAKRGKLFAKLIKNIEVAARMGGVDLEGNPTLYDAVQKAKKSSVPNKNIDSAIKRGGGLEAGGADYETIMYEGYGPNGVAVLIECLTDNRNRAASDVRVAMTRNGGNMADPGSVSYLFNRKGVVIVPKGELTEDDVLGAVLDAGAEEVNDLGESFEVLSEATDLVAVRTALQDAGIDYDSAEANFVPTMQVELDEEGAKKIFKLIDALEDSDDVQNVFANFDVSDEIMEKVDA; translated from the coding sequence ATGTCCGGCCACTCTAAATGGGCCACGACGAAGCACAAGAAGGCCGTGATCGATGCCAAGCGCGGCAAGCTCTTCGCGAAGCTGATCAAGAACATCGAGGTCGCGGCGCGCATGGGCGGCGTGGACCTCGAGGGAAATCCGACGCTGTACGACGCCGTGCAGAAGGCGAAGAAGTCGTCGGTTCCGAACAAGAACATCGACTCCGCGATCAAGCGCGGCGGCGGTCTCGAGGCCGGCGGTGCCGACTACGAGACGATCATGTACGAGGGTTACGGCCCGAACGGTGTCGCGGTGCTCATCGAGTGCCTCACCGACAACCGCAACCGCGCCGCCTCCGACGTCCGCGTCGCGATGACCCGCAACGGCGGCAACATGGCCGACCCGGGCTCGGTGTCGTACCTCTTCAACCGCAAGGGCGTCGTGATCGTACCCAAGGGCGAGCTGACCGAGGACGACGTCCTGGGCGCCGTCCTGGACGCGGGTGCCGAGGAGGTCAACGACCTCGGTGAGTCCTTCGAGGTGCTCAGCGAGGCCACCGACCTGGTCGCGGTCCGCACCGCCCTCCAGGACGCCGGCATCGACTACGACTCCGCGGAGGCCAACTTCGTCCCGACCATGCAGGTCGAGCTGGACGAGGAGGGCGCCAAGAAGATCTTCAAGCTGATCGACGCGCTCGAGGACAGCGACGACGTCCAGAACGTCTTCGCCAACTTCGATGTCAGCGACGAGATCATGGAGAAGGTCGACGCCTGA
- the ruvA gene encoding Holliday junction branch migration protein RuvA, whose amino-acid sequence MIAFVSGTVAALAPDAAVVEVGGVGMAVQCTPNTLSTLRLGQPAKLHTSLVVREDSLTLYGFADDDERQTFELLQTASGVGPRLAQAMLAVHSPDALRRAVATSDEKTLTAVPGIGKKGAQKLLLELKDRLGAPIGAPAVGAPVSQGWRDQLHAALIGLGYATREADEAVSAVAPQAEAAEGTPQVGQLLKAALQTLNRAR is encoded by the coding sequence ATGATCGCCTTCGTGAGCGGCACAGTCGCCGCACTCGCCCCCGACGCCGCCGTCGTCGAGGTCGGCGGTGTCGGCATGGCCGTACAGTGCACGCCGAACACGCTTTCCACCCTCCGCCTCGGTCAGCCGGCCAAGCTGCACACCTCGCTGGTGGTCCGCGAGGACTCGCTCACGCTGTACGGCTTCGCGGACGACGACGAGCGGCAGACCTTCGAGCTGCTCCAGACCGCGAGCGGCGTCGGACCGCGCCTCGCGCAGGCCATGCTCGCCGTGCACTCGCCCGACGCTCTGCGCAGAGCCGTCGCGACCAGCGACGAGAAGACGCTCACCGCCGTCCCCGGCATCGGCAAGAAGGGCGCGCAGAAGCTTCTGCTGGAGCTCAAGGACCGGCTCGGCGCCCCGATCGGCGCCCCCGCGGTCGGCGCACCGGTCTCCCAGGGCTGGCGCGATCAGCTGCACGCGGCGCTGATCGGCCTCGGATACGCGACCCGCGAGGCCGACGAGGCCGTGTCTGCCGTAGCGCCCCAGGCGGAGGCGGCCGAGGGCACGCCTCAGGTCGGGCAGCTGCTGAAGGCCGCCCTTCAGACGCTGAACCGCGCCCGCTAG
- the pdxT gene encoding pyridoxal 5'-phosphate synthase glutaminase subunit PdxT, translating to MTAPVVGVLALQGDVREHLIALAAADAVARPVRRPEELDDIDGLVIPGGESTTISKLAVLFGVMEPLRARVRAGLPVYGTCAGMIMLADKILDPRSGQETIGGIDMIVRRNAFGRQNESFEASLDVQGIPGDPVEGVFIRAPWVESVGAEAEVLAEHDGHIVAVRQGNALATSFHPELTGDHRVHGLFVDMVRANRAAESL from the coding sequence ATGACCGCTCCCGTGGTCGGAGTGCTCGCACTCCAGGGCGACGTACGGGAGCACCTCATCGCTCTGGCCGCGGCCGATGCCGTGGCCAGGCCGGTGCGGCGCCCCGAAGAGCTCGATGACATCGACGGCCTGGTCATACCCGGCGGCGAGTCCACCACCATCTCCAAGCTCGCCGTCCTGTTCGGCGTGATGGAGCCGCTGCGCGCACGCGTGCGTGCCGGACTGCCTGTCTACGGCACCTGCGCAGGCATGATCATGCTGGCCGACAAGATCCTCGACCCGCGTTCGGGCCAGGAGACCATCGGCGGCATCGACATGATCGTGCGCCGCAACGCCTTCGGCCGCCAGAACGAGTCCTTCGAGGCCTCACTCGACGTGCAGGGCATCCCGGGCGATCCTGTGGAGGGCGTCTTCATCCGCGCCCCCTGGGTGGAGTCCGTGGGCGCCGAGGCCGAGGTGCTCGCCGAGCACGACGGCCACATCGTCGCGGTCCGCCAGGGCAACGCGCTCGCCACGTCGTTCCACCCGGAACTGACCGGCGACCACCGCGTGCACGGGCTCTTCGTCGACATGGTGCGCGCCAACCGGGCAGCCGAGTCCTTGTAG
- the pdxS gene encoding pyridoxal 5'-phosphate synthase lyase subunit PdxS has protein sequence MSITENQAPATGTARVKRGMAEQLKGGVIMDVVTPEQAKIAEDAGAVAVMALERVPADIRKDGGVARMSDPDMIEGIIEAVSIPVMAKSRIGHFVEAQVLQSLGVDYIDESEVLTPADEVNHSDKWAFTTPFVCGATNLGEALRRIAEGAAMIRSKGEAGTGNVVEAVRHLRQIKNEIAKLRGYDNNELYAAAKELRAPYELVKEVSELGKLPVVLFSAGGVATPADAALMRQLGAEGVFVGSGIFKSGDPAKRAAAIVKATTFYDDPKIIADASRNLGEAMVGINCDTLPEAERYANRGW, from the coding sequence GTGTCCATCACCGAGAACCAGGCTCCCGCAACCGGCACCGCCCGCGTGAAGCGCGGCATGGCCGAGCAGCTCAAGGGCGGCGTGATCATGGACGTCGTCACGCCGGAGCAGGCGAAGATCGCCGAGGACGCGGGCGCCGTCGCCGTCATGGCCCTGGAGCGGGTCCCGGCCGACATCCGCAAGGACGGCGGCGTGGCCCGGATGTCCGACCCGGACATGATCGAGGGCATCATCGAGGCGGTCTCCATCCCGGTGATGGCCAAGTCCCGCATCGGCCACTTCGTCGAGGCCCAGGTCCTGCAGTCCCTCGGCGTGGACTACATCGACGAGTCCGAGGTCCTCACCCCGGCCGACGAGGTCAACCACTCCGACAAGTGGGCGTTCACCACCCCCTTCGTCTGCGGTGCCACCAACCTGGGCGAGGCCCTGCGCCGTATCGCCGAGGGCGCCGCGATGATCCGCTCCAAGGGCGAGGCCGGCACCGGCAACGTCGTCGAGGCCGTCCGCCACCTGCGCCAGATCAAGAACGAGATCGCCAAGCTGCGCGGCTACGACAACAACGAGCTGTACGCCGCAGCCAAGGAGCTGCGCGCCCCGTACGAGCTGGTCAAGGAAGTCTCCGAGCTCGGCAAGCTCCCGGTCGTACTGTTCTCCGCCGGTGGCGTCGCCACCCCGGCCGACGCCGCGCTGATGCGCCAGCTCGGTGCCGAGGGCGTCTTCGTCGGCTCCGGCATCTTCAAGTCCGGCGACCCGGCCAAGCGCGCCGCCGCCATCGTGAAGGCCACCACCTTCTACGACGACCCGAAGATCATCGCGGACGCGTCCCGCAACCTCGGCGAGGCCATGGTCGGCATCAACTGCGACACCCTTCCCGAGGCCGAGCGCTACGCGAACCGAGGCTGGTAA
- the pgsA gene encoding phosphatidylinositol phosphate synthase has product MGQPVASRGRAATPNLGKAMLNKYARAFFTRVLTPFAAFLIRRGVSPDTVTLIGTAGVMAGALVFYPQGELFWGTVVITLFVFSDLVDGNMARQLGRSSRWGAFLDSTLDRVADGAIFGGFALWYAGGGDDLVLCAVSIFCLASGQVVSYTKARGESIGLPVAVNGLVERAERLVISLVAAGLAGLHDFGVPGIQYLLPVALWIVAVGSLVTLIQRVVTVRREAAEADEAAARENAAQGSEAAK; this is encoded by the coding sequence ATGGGCCAGCCGGTGGCCAGCAGGGGCCGCGCGGCCACACCGAACCTCGGGAAGGCCATGCTGAACAAGTACGCGCGTGCATTCTTCACGCGTGTCCTCACACCGTTCGCCGCGTTTTTGATCCGGCGGGGCGTCAGCCCCGACACGGTCACGCTGATCGGCACCGCCGGCGTCATGGCGGGCGCGCTGGTGTTCTACCCGCAGGGCGAGCTCTTCTGGGGCACGGTGGTGATCACGCTCTTCGTGTTCTCCGACCTGGTCGACGGCAACATGGCCCGCCAGCTGGGCCGCTCCAGCCGCTGGGGCGCCTTCCTGGACTCCACGCTCGACCGCGTCGCCGACGGCGCGATCTTCGGCGGCTTCGCGCTCTGGTACGCCGGTGGCGGCGACGACCTCGTCCTGTGCGCGGTCTCGATCTTCTGTCTGGCGAGCGGCCAGGTGGTGTCGTACACCAAGGCCCGGGGTGAGTCGATCGGTCTTCCGGTCGCCGTGAACGGTCTGGTCGAGCGGGCCGAGCGGCTGGTGATCTCCCTGGTCGCGGCCGGGCTCGCGGGCCTGCACGACTTCGGGGTACCCGGCATTCAGTACCTGCTGCCCGTCGCGCTGTGGATCGTCGCCGTGGGCAGCCTGGTCACGCTGATCCAGCGGGTCGTCACGGTGCGCCGGGAGGCCGCCGAGGCGGACGAGGCGGCCGCGCGGGAGAACGCCGCGCAGGGGAGCGAGGCGGCGAAATGA
- a CDS encoding glycosyltransferase family 4 protein → MRIGIVCPYSWDVPGGVQFHIRDLAEYFIRLGHEVSVLAPADDDTPLPPYVVSAGRAVPVPYNGSVARLNFGFLSAARVRRWLHDGAFDVVHIHEPSSPSLGLLACWAAQGPLVATFHTSNPRSKAMIAAYSILQAALEKISARIAVSEYARRTLVEHLGGDAVVIPNGVDVDFFAKAEPKPEWQGDTIGFIGRIDEPRKGLPVLMKALPKILAARPQTRLLVAGRGDAEEAVENLPRELRSRVEFLGMVSDEDKARFLRSVDLYVAPNTGGESFGIILVEAMSAGAAVLASDLDAFAQVLDQGAAGELFANEDADALAEAAVRLLEDPARLAELRERGSTHVRRFDWSTVGADILSVYETVTDGTTAVAAAEERAPGLRARLGLARD, encoded by the coding sequence GTGAGGATCGGCATCGTCTGCCCGTACTCCTGGGACGTGCCGGGCGGCGTCCAGTTCCACATCCGCGACCTCGCCGAGTACTTCATCCGCCTCGGCCACGAAGTGTCCGTGCTCGCCCCCGCCGACGACGACACCCCGCTGCCGCCGTACGTCGTCTCGGCAGGCCGCGCCGTCCCGGTGCCGTACAACGGCTCGGTGGCCCGGCTGAACTTCGGGTTCCTGTCGGCGGCGCGGGTGCGGCGCTGGCTGCACGACGGCGCGTTCGACGTCGTGCACATCCACGAGCCGTCCTCGCCCTCCCTCGGCCTGCTGGCCTGCTGGGCCGCGCAGGGCCCGCTCGTCGCCACCTTCCACACCTCGAACCCGCGCTCCAAGGCCATGATCGCCGCGTACTCGATCCTCCAGGCCGCCCTGGAGAAGATCAGCGCGCGGATCGCGGTCAGCGAGTACGCGCGCCGCACGCTGGTGGAACATCTGGGCGGCGACGCGGTCGTCATCCCCAACGGCGTCGACGTCGACTTCTTCGCCAAGGCCGAGCCCAAGCCGGAGTGGCAGGGCGACACGATCGGCTTCATCGGCCGTATCGACGAGCCCCGCAAGGGCCTTCCGGTGCTGATGAAGGCGCTGCCGAAGATCCTCGCCGCCCGGCCGCAGACCAGGCTGCTGGTCGCCGGGCGCGGCGACGCGGAGGAGGCGGTGGAGAACCTGCCCCGGGAGCTGCGCTCGCGCGTGGAGTTCCTCGGCATGGTCAGCGACGAGGACAAGGCCCGCTTCCTGCGCAGTGTCGACCTCTACGTCGCCCCCAACACCGGCGGCGAGAGCTTCGGGATCATCCTGGTCGAGGCGATGTCGGCAGGGGCAGCGGTGCTCGCCTCGGACCTGGACGCCTTCGCGCAGGTACTGGACCAGGGAGCGGCGGGCGAGCTCTTCGCCAACGAGGACGCCGACGCGCTCGCCGAGGCGGCGGTACGGCTGCTGGAGGACCCGGCACGCCTCGCCGAACTGCGCGAGCGGGGCAGCACCCATGTCCGCCGCTTCGACTGGTCGACGGTCGGCGCGGACATCCTGTCGGTGTACGAGACGGTGACCGACGGAACGACGGCGGTGGCAGCGGCGGAAGAGCGGGCGCCGGGGTTGCGGGCGCGGTTGGGGTTGGCGCGGGACTGA